Proteins co-encoded in one Pseudomonas fluorescens genomic window:
- a CDS encoding DUF2937 family protein, giving the protein MLLSYLRLVLFAAGLLIGVQVPGFINDYAKRVEAHLIEAQTGLRGFQGTAEQFFKGDLQALVAHYRASEDPVFRSDADSLSTLLNRQLALDKQFQAMQGPWYIRFLQVVLAADPDIRKETWNGYSYQILLTPEAMIWGMSGALLLSFGLECLFRLIDWVVLGGKRLRQSRPIEDRDVRGL; this is encoded by the coding sequence ATGTTGCTCAGTTATCTACGGCTGGTGTTGTTTGCGGCGGGCCTGTTGATCGGTGTCCAGGTGCCTGGCTTCATCAACGATTACGCCAAGCGGGTCGAAGCGCACCTGATCGAGGCGCAGACCGGCCTGCGCGGTTTCCAGGGCACCGCCGAGCAGTTCTTCAAAGGTGATCTGCAGGCGCTGGTCGCTCACTATCGCGCCAGCGAAGACCCGGTGTTTCGCAGTGATGCCGACAGCCTGAGCACCTTGCTCAACCGTCAGCTGGCGCTGGACAAGCAATTCCAGGCGATGCAGGGCCCGTGGTACATCCGCTTCCTGCAAGTGGTGCTGGCCGCCGACCCGGACATCCGCAAGGAAACCTGGAACGGCTACAGCTACCAGATCCTGCTGACGCCGGAAGCGATGATCTGGGGCATGAGCGGCGCGCTGCTGCTGTCGTTCGGCCTTGAATGCCTGTTCCGTCTGATCGACTGGGTGGTGCTGGGCGGCAAGCGCCTGCGCCAGAGCCGGCCGATCGAAGACCGGGATGTGCGCGGGCTGTAA
- a CDS encoding class II glutamine amidotransferase has protein sequence MCELLGMSANVPTDIVFSFTGLMQRGGRTGPHRDGWGIAFYEGRGLRLFQDPAASSESEVANLVQRYPIKSEVVIGHIRQANVGKVCLSNTHPFVRELWGRNWCFAHNGQLADFTPIKSFYRPVGDTDSEAAFCDLLNRVRAAFPEPVDIEVLLPDLVAACAEYRSKGVFNCLLSDGDWLFCYCSTKLAQITRRAPFGPARLKDVDVIVDFQAETTPNDVVTVIATEPLTENETWTRYEPGQWSLWRRGECVSQGTTE, from the coding sequence ATGTGTGAACTATTGGGCATGAGCGCCAACGTGCCGACCGATATCGTGTTCAGCTTCACCGGGCTGATGCAGCGCGGTGGTCGAACCGGGCCGCACCGCGATGGCTGGGGCATTGCCTTCTACGAAGGGCGCGGCTTGCGTCTGTTCCAAGACCCGGCGGCCAGCAGCGAGTCGGAAGTGGCGAATCTGGTGCAGCGTTATCCGATCAAGAGCGAAGTGGTGATCGGTCATATCCGTCAGGCCAACGTCGGCAAGGTCTGTCTGTCCAACACCCACCCGTTCGTCCGCGAACTGTGGGGGCGCAACTGGTGCTTTGCGCACAATGGCCAGCTCGCCGATTTCACCCCGATCAAGAGTTTCTACCGCCCGGTCGGCGATACCGACAGCGAAGCGGCGTTCTGCGATTTGCTCAACCGCGTACGTGCAGCGTTTCCGGAACCGGTCGATATAGAGGTGCTGCTGCCGGATCTGGTCGCCGCGTGCGCCGAATACCGCAGCAAAGGCGTGTTCAACTGCCTGCTCAGCGACGGCGACTGGCTGTTCTGCTATTGCTCGACCAAACTGGCACAGATCACCCGTCGCGCACCGTTCGGCCCGGCGCGGCTCAAGGACGTCGATGTGATCGTCGATTTCCAGGCCGAAACCACGCCCAACGATGTGGTCACGGTGATTGCCACCGAACCGCTGACCGAAAATGAAACCTGGACCCGCTACGAACCGGGCCAATGGAGCCTGTGGCGACGCGGCGAATGCGTCAGCCAGGGCACGACCGAATAA
- a CDS encoding LysR family transcriptional regulator, translating into MNLKFLETFVWVARLKSFRLTADKLFTTQASISSRIAVLEGELGVKLFLRDSRGVSLTPEGLKVLDYAEQMLDTMQALKQSIETRSSKVGRVRIGVMDTVIHTWLSPLVAQMTDLYPRVEIELVADTSLNLCDQLQKGFLDLILQTDLVRQESVRSLELASHPIGWIVASHSIYNRDYQSLADLAQERIITYSKNSRPHQDILALMQAQGVLAPRLNCVNSVSAITRLLRDGFGIGALPPVLVAEELARGELTLLDIEQRPPNLQVVVSWRVGVEWVEEIVTLCQQVLEGYARKVGKDYIALS; encoded by the coding sequence TTTTCGCCTGACCGCCGACAAGCTGTTCACCACCCAGGCCTCGATTTCCAGCCGGATCGCGGTGCTCGAAGGCGAGCTCGGGGTGAAGCTGTTTCTGCGCGATTCACGCGGCGTCAGCCTGACGCCCGAAGGTTTGAAAGTGCTGGACTATGCCGAGCAGATGCTCGACACGATGCAGGCGCTGAAACAGTCGATCGAGACCCGATCGAGCAAGGTCGGCCGGGTGCGCATCGGGGTGATGGATACCGTGATCCACACCTGGCTCAGCCCGTTGGTGGCGCAGATGACCGATCTGTACCCGCGAGTGGAAATCGAGCTGGTGGCGGATACCTCGCTGAACCTCTGCGATCAGCTGCAAAAAGGCTTTCTCGATCTGATCCTGCAAACCGATCTGGTGCGCCAGGAAAGCGTGCGCAGCCTGGAGCTGGCCAGTCACCCCATCGGCTGGATCGTCGCCAGCCATTCGATTTACAACCGCGACTATCAAAGCCTCGCCGACCTGGCGCAGGAACGGATCATCACCTACTCGAAAAACTCCCGGCCGCATCAGGACATTCTGGCGCTGATGCAGGCCCAGGGCGTGCTGGCGCCACGGTTGAACTGTGTGAATTCGGTGTCGGCGATCACCCGGCTGTTGCGCGACGGATTCGGCATTGGCGCGTTGCCGCCGGTGCTGGTGGCCGAGGAACTGGCGCGGGGCGAACTGACCCTGCTCGACATCGAACAGCGTCCGCCGAATCTGCAGGTGGTGGTGTCGTGGCGGGTCGGTGTGGAATGGGTCGAAGAGATTGTGACGTTGTGTCAGCAGGTGCTGGAGGGGTATGCGCGCAAGGTGGGCAAGGATTACATCGCTTTAAGTTGA